A region of the uncultured Umboniibacter sp. genome:
ACTGGGTTTCTTAGCTAAAAAACCCCGAGTGCCCCACGGGGCACCCAAAGAAAAGCCCGCGCTGCGAGGGCAGGGCGGGCTTAATCCGTTCCTTTTACACAATCGTTAGCCGAAGTGTGTGTCTCCACGCCTAATCGCCGCCGCAAGTGCCTCGATCTTATCAGCCACATCCGAAACCGTAGAGCTATCTTGTAGCTTTATCGTCCAATCCTTCTCCTTGCCTGGATTGGCATTCTTTGTGAGCTTAACCCCAGCCACCCCATCGAACGGCTTACGTAGCGATCGAGCCGAAGCTTTCTCAGCAGACGCGGCACTCAGCACCTTGATGAGCGGCCCCGCTTTCAATGACGCTGGCGGTGCGTTTTCCACCACCTCCATGAACGCTTTTAACCTTGTACTGTCATTCTCTAACATCGCGCTTTCTAAGACGGGCGCAATATCCTCTGCACCCCGACCACTCAGAGATTCGTCGAGCTTCGGCCACAAAAAGGCCTGTAGCGATATTGTGCTGCCATTAACCTCAACCGACTTTTGCTCAAGTAGCTCGATCAACTTCTCGTACCGAGAATACGTTTGCCTCGTGAAATCACCCATGAACTCGCAAGCGTCGGAAATCGTCATTCCGTAGGTCGATTTGTAGCGATAGGTCGCTAGTGCCTTCTGAAGGATGGTAAGTTTTTTGACGCTTCGCTCGTCCCGATTGGCATGATGTAGTGCGTCTTTTTGCGACATAGGCCGATTCGTGACCAGCGCTCTTACGGTCTTTTTTTCGGATACGCCGTCCCCTTTCAACTCCTCATTCCAAATGCTTATCGCCATCCGACGACGAGAACCGGAAATTAACTCAAGCTTTCCATCGTCGCGCTTAGATAGAATGATGGGATCGGTTTGTCCATCGCGCTTTAGCTCTTCAAGTAGGGCAGCGGTGCCCGGCGCTTCGCGCAATCCCTCTTGCGCCCGTGCGTTGATTACCGGGACCACAATGTCTTCGTCGTCCGGGGAAATATCTTTGACAGCACACTTATAAGGTTTCGTCGGTTCTGAAATCGAGGCCAGATCTACGCTCGCGAAGGTTGGCTTTGCAAATTCTTTCGTATCCGACACGAGACCACTCATCTTAGCTTTTGCTCTGGCATTTGCTTTCGCTGTGATTGACTCTCCTGCCTCTGAATTCGTTTCATTCTTTTTGGTTTCTGTGGGTTTAGCCTTCAATATATCTAAGTCCAACAACCCAGAACTCCGCTTAATTTCCCTTTCCTTAACCATTTAAACAACCCCCTCTGTGCCGGTTAGATACTCACCAAAGCCTGCTTGTATTAAATACTCTCGTTTCTCAGGTAACAGCGGGTAGACGACCTTATGAAGCACTTCCTCGAACACCTCTTCATAATTCTCTACAGCTTTCTTCAGTTGATTTGGGTTTAACGCATAATTCAGCAACGCGTCATTTGTTCGGTTGAAGTCAAAGATGCTTCGTCTAGCGGTGGAAGCAGCTTGAATGACTCGCTCGTGTTCCACGATCGGCGTGTGCATACAGTTCTCTGCGAACATTGTTGTGATTGCCTGCCGATACATTTCGCAATTGTCGTTTGGTTTATTGTTATACTTAACAGGAACGTGGCACTGAGATGGACCCATTTCATATTCAAGCCCAGGCGTAACCTCAAGTTCTTCATCAAGCGCCTCGCCCAATAACGCCAAGTATTGAACCGTTGATGCGAGATCAGTGCCGATACAAGGTGTCGGTACAATCTGAAAGTCGCTGGCCCAAAAGATGTTTTGATTCAAAGTACCAACCGACGGTGTACCGTCTAACAATACAAAATCATAGCCATCTATCTTGCTGATCAGATAGCGCAGCTTGAAAAGAACATGAGTGGCCGGGTAATCAAGAGTCCCATTTGCACACATGAACTTTTCAACGCTTAAGAACGTTTCCAACTTAGATAAGCTCATCGCAGCGGGGATGATGTCCATATTATCGAGATGCGTACTCTTAATTCGGTTTAATAACTCTCCTTCAAGGTCCTCCTCTACGATAAGCGCATCTGACCTCGTATCCAGAAGATCTGTTAACGAATCCTCAACACTCGTATCTACATCTGGCATCAACCCCGATAATAGTGAAAGCGTTCCTTGAGCATCCATATCGATCAAGAGTACCTTGTAGCCTTTATGCGCTAAGTACGCACCTAAGTTATAGGTAAGGGTAGACTTATGAACGCCGCCTTTGTAGTTAGACACCGATCCTACTAATGTCTTGCTGTTGGATTCCTCCTTCTTGAGAAGTCGACGAATCTCATTAAGTTGATTGGGGTCTGCATATCGCCGCGTCGCCCCTAAAGAAGAAAATACTTCCGGGTGCTCTTTGGCCAGTCTCGAGATCGTGGCAGGACTTACTCCTAAAGCTTTTTCAAGCGCTTTACCGGTGTAATGTCTGGTTGGAGCCAGTCGTTCATTACGCTCGCGCAAAGCGCTAAACAGTTTTTGACCAACGGAAACAGCACCTTGCCACTTACCACATAATTCTTTTAGATTTAATCTCATTGGAATAACTCTCTAAGGTTGTTAATATTTATTTTTAGCTGAAGGTTTTTATTCGATAATAGAGAAAAAAGCTTTCACCATCAAATTTTATACCAGAAACCTCGCTTTATGGGGGACTGAGTGCCGTTTTTACGCCCCTAATTGCGACTTGATTGTTATTTTCAGACTCTATAAAGTGATATTTAATCGTTTTTCAGTAGGTGGTTTCCATTTTTACTAGGTTAAAAACAAAAAAAATCACCCTATTTCCTTTTTTTGACCTTAAAAAACAAAAAACGGCAAGAAGAACGACAATAGACCTACATCTACTGGGAATATTTGCCTGATTCCAGTCAATTTGTGTCGGTTACCCGCAAAAATAGCCATTCTGCGGAGGTAATAGGGTGTCTCGAGGAGGTAATAGGGTGTCTCGAGGAGGTAATAGGGTGTCTCGAGGAGGTAATAGGGTGTCTCGAGGAGGTAATAGGGTGCTTCGCGGAGGTAATAGGGTGACCCTCGGAGATAATAGGGTGTCTCGCGGAGGTAATAGGGTGGCAAAATTGACTACAGCCCCTATAAATACTCGAATCATCAATTTGTAGTAAAGATAATAAAGATAGTAAGAAATTAATTAACGTAAGTAAGGAATGAGTAAATGTCCGGCAATATCCAAGCGCTTAATAGCGAATTAACATCGCTATGGGAAAGACCTAACTATCAGCCTACTAAGACGGCCCTTGCTCTAAAAGACCTCATTGACACGATAGAAACGAACGACCCTATCAATAATCGCGTCACTTCAAAAAGCAAGCATTACAAGGAAGCCATCGCGTTAATCCAATACAATGAGATTGAGAACTCGTTTAGCAGAACGCCCAGTGATGTTGAGCTCATCCGGTTATTTACGAAGACAACTATCTATCAAGCCTCTGAAGACGCCAACAATCGAGAAATTGTGCGAAACCGTCTGCGTGCGTTAATCACCCAAGAAAAACTTCCGAAGTCATTAACTCGCGTAGTCGAGCTAATGGTACATTGCTTTAAAGAAGAACCCACAATCAACAACCCAACATTGATCAACGCCGCAGACGCGATAGGGTATAAAATCTCCCTTGCCCAGATTAGTAAAACCGTCGCGACGCTAAAGACCCTAAAAATCATAGAGGTCGACAAATACGGGACCTATATTTTCCCTACATCTTTAGTGGATGCAGGCCTTAACCCCCAAGCCAACCAACAACAGGAGTTATTTGACGCCAAAATCTCTGGAGCGCTAATGAAAATTCATCAAGTTGATAGGCTTAAGTTCTCTCAATTAGCTGAGTTTAAGATGGCCAACGCATTGCCACATCGCACACGAAGGAAAACACGAATAGCGCCAAGGCTTTACGCATCTGATCGGAGAAATAGCTACGTCGTAGAGTCAACGGCTGGCTCGGATGAGGGAATTTATCGCATGCGCGATCTAGTTGTCATGTCTGTCATTGACGCTGAGTTTGCTCGAGATGTAATCGACAAGGCAAAAAAGAATGGCTGGACGATCAAGGATGACGATGCCCAATCCTCTCGTCGTACTAAGACAAAGCTCGATTGGAGCAATAAAGAGCTGCAGAGCTATGCCCTGGAAAAGCGAACTTACTCAATCACTGGGGTAAGACGACTCGTAAAAACTACTAAGAATACTGACATTCGTAAGGACGATTTTATCAAAGGGCTTATTCGTGTTTTCTTTACCACCACTAAATTTCGCCCCGCAAGTGAAGAAGAAATTCGCGGTATCGATCCATTGACGGGTATTACGTCCACCGACGCTGTAGTAGCCATCGATCAGTATGGCGATCGCGCTATCAACCCCGAAAAGGACATTTTCCAGATGTCTTACACCCTCAGCCTAGCTAAGGCTGCATGTGAAGGGTATTACGAGGACATATCACTTCTAAATTTTAATGAAGAAATCCTAATACTAACACTGGTAGCCCGCAAAGTGCTTGGCTACAAAACCGCTTTCACAAAAATAAAAAACATTCAGTATTTGGCTCATGACTTAACCAATTTTCTAGCATCTACTGAAACAGTTAGCGATTTGATTAGCTCTATCAAAAAATCTGATAACTTTAAAACGCTTGATGATGGGCGACTCCAAGCAAAAACCCAGGCCT
Encoded here:
- a CDS encoding ParA family protein, with translation MRLNLKELCGKWQGAVSVGQKLFSALRERNERLAPTRHYTGKALEKALGVSPATISRLAKEHPEVFSSLGATRRYADPNQLNEIRRLLKKEESNSKTLVGSVSNYKGGVHKSTLTYNLGAYLAHKGYKVLLIDMDAQGTLSLLSGLMPDVDTSVEDSLTDLLDTRSDALIVEEDLEGELLNRIKSTHLDNMDIIPAAMSLSKLETFLSVEKFMCANGTLDYPATHVLFKLRYLISKIDGYDFVLLDGTPSVGTLNQNIFWASDFQIVPTPCIGTDLASTVQYLALLGEALDEELEVTPGLEYEMGPSQCHVPVKYNNKPNDNCEMYRQAITTMFAENCMHTPIVEHERVIQAASTARRSIFDFNRTNDALLNYALNPNQLKKAVENYEEVFEEVLHKVVYPLLPEKREYLIQAGFGEYLTGTEGVV
- a CDS encoding ParB N-terminal domain-containing protein, which produces MVKEREIKRSSGLLDLDILKAKPTETKKNETNSEAGESITAKANARAKAKMSGLVSDTKEFAKPTFASVDLASISEPTKPYKCAVKDISPDDEDIVVPVINARAQEGLREAPGTAALLEELKRDGQTDPIILSKRDDGKLELISGSRRRMAISIWNEELKGDGVSEKKTVRALVTNRPMSQKDALHHANRDERSVKKLTILQKALATYRYKSTYGMTISDACEFMGDFTRQTYSRYEKLIELLEQKSVEVNGSTISLQAFLWPKLDESLSGRGAEDIAPVLESAMLENDSTRLKAFMEVVENAPPASLKAGPLIKVLSAASAEKASARSLRKPFDGVAGVKLTKNANPGKEKDWTIKLQDSSTVSDVADKIEALAAAIRRGDTHFG